In Rutidosis leptorrhynchoides isolate AG116_Rl617_1_P2 chromosome 2, CSIRO_AGI_Rlap_v1, whole genome shotgun sequence, one genomic interval encodes:
- the LOC139888108 gene encoding uncharacterized protein: protein MASMFWEKMEDLKDAMLIVCLSRNSLNYCHVVPSELTTGGIHILEHQVNFISWYDVRNKTITMSRMPLTDLLYTTNYAVWSIPGYRLEGDYGKIESKQEEVKEYEVLVVNDECVFSFSFDILELIMKFCDDVDYFNFRATCKQLATLPVIRWSNITEIQQSLQTYSLVSPWSMVLDNDRGIITITDSMLGNKYFIRTSQDLVGDVQIHYSKNGWLLMSKNTSDLMFFNPFTSDIRKLPPVNISHVDEFCFSAGPTSPDCMVFGLGTDSACIHFVGREQSWAWRMKCPVHINYKRSILIDFVARF from the exons ATGGCTAGTATGTTTTGGGAGAAAATGGAAGACCTTAAAGATGCTATGTTAATCGTTTGTTTATCTCGTAACTCTTTGAATTACTGTCATGTAGTTCCCTCTGAGTTAACAACAGGTGGTATACATATTCTTGAGCATCAGGTTAACTTTATAAGTTGGTACGATGTTCGAAATAAAACTATCACCATGTCTCGTATGCCACTTACAGATTTATTATATACTACAAACTATGCAGTTTGGTCCATTCCTGGATATAG GTTGGAAGGAGATTATGGAAAAATCGAATCTAAACAAGAGGAGGTCAAGGAATATGAAGTTTTGGTGGTCAATGACGAGTGTGTGTTTAGTTTTTCGTTTGATATCTTGGAGTTGATTATGAAGTTTTGTGATGATGTTGACTATTTTAACTTTCGTGCAACGTGTAAGCAGTTAGCAACACTACCTGTCATTCGATGGAGCAACATAACTGAAATACAACAAAGTTTGCAGACATATTCCTTAGTATCACCATGGTCAATGGTCTTAGACAATGATCGGGGCATAATAACTATTACTGATTCGATGTTGGGTAACAAGTACTTCATAAGAACATCACAAGACCTTGTTGGTGATGTCCAAATTCATTATTCGAAAAATGGCTGGTTGTTGATGTCTAAAAACACATCAGACTTAATGTTCTTTAACCCCTTCACAAGTGATATACGCAAGCTTCCGCCTGTAAACATCTCTCATGTAGACGAATTTTGTTTCTCTGCGGGGCCAACATCCCCTGATTGTATGGTTTTTGGACTCGGGACTGATTCTGCTTGCATCCACTTTGTTGGTCGTGAACAATCCTGGGCCTggcgtatgaaatgtcccgttcatattaattataaacgttccatattaattgatttcgtcgcgaggttttga